Genomic segment of Borreliella spielmanii:
AATGAGCACCAGCAACAGCTGCAACCGCTTGTTCTACAGCAGTCTCAAATCCAAAAGATTTTTGAACAAACATAAAATCATTATCCACAGTTTTAGGAATGCCCACAACTGCTATTTTTAAATTTCTTTTTTCTATCTCCTCAGCAATAAGAAGAGATCCCTTTTGGGTACCATCTCCACCTATGTTAAAAATCATATTAATGTTCATTCTCTCTAAAGTATCAACTATTTCCACAGGTTTAATACCACCCCTTGAAGAGCCAAGAATAGTACCTCCAAATTTATTAATATCATCAACAACATCTGGATTAAGATTAATAAAAGGTGAATTTGACTCAGGAAGAAGCCCTTGATATCCAAATTTTACCCCATAAATATTGCGAACACCATAAATTTTCCATAAAGTTCGCACAATAGAACGAATAACATCGTTAAAACCGGGACAAAGTCCACCACAAGTAGTAATAGCAGCCTTAACATGTCTGGGCACAAAATAAATTTTTTCTCTAGGTCCAGCTTTTTCTAAAAGAACATCTTCGTACCTATCTCCCTCATCTTCATTTCTATATACACTAAATTTAATTTTATTTTTTTCATTAACAAAATGTGAAGAACCCTCGCTAGCATAAAAATCAATCAAAGGATTGTTTTGCTTGCATTCCCCCAAACTGTCTATTTTAAAATCTAAATTTTCATTTTTAATTCTATACACAGCAAATACTCCTTTATAGTATTATAAATTACTTTCTAATAAATTGACTTTGATCTTTAATCATATCGTATATGTCATCATAAATATAAGGAGAACCTTCAACAGGTGATTTAATTAAATTACCAGCTATGAATTCAAAATATTTATTCAACTTTGAATTCTTCTCAAAATCAATAAATGGCATTCTATTATTAATAGCCTCTCTAAAACTTTTTGCAAAAGGCACAAAGCCTATAAACTCTATTGGTATATTAATATTATTCTTAACAACATTAATCAAATTTTCACACATAGCAATCTCTTCGCTAGTTTCTATTCTATTTAACACTACTCTAGGATAAAAATTATTCATCATCTTCTTAACCTTCAAAGAAGAACTTAAAGAAATAAGTTCAATCCCAACAACTAAATCTTTAAATCCAAGTTTTGTTCCTTCAATCTTATCTTTAAAAAAATTAGCAATATAATCGCGCTCAGGACTTTTCTGAGGAAAGCCTAAATATAAAAGGCGATAAAGAGCATTCTTTAAAAAAGAATAAGCATTAAGTATAGAGGGGGTTTCTGGAACTGTAACAATCACACCACTATAAGATGCTAAATAAAAATCTATTGTATTATAAGAAGTTCCAGATCCTAAATCTAAAAAAATAAAATCAGCAACAAGATCATTCTGAATAGATTCTACAATCTTTTTCTTAACAGAAAAAGAAAGATTAGCTGTTCCTGTATAAAGAGCATCACCTGGAATCAGATAAAGTTTATCATAAGGTGTTTTACACACTAAATCCGAAAAACTTTTATCCTTTTTATTAATAAAAGAACCAATACCTACACCCTTATTTTTAACACCCAAACAAGTATGTAGATTAGAACCACCAAGATCAAGATCAACAAGTATTACAGTTTTACCTAAACTAGAAAGCTTATAACCAATATTTGCAACAAAAGATGTTTTTCCAACACCACCTTTACCACTTGCTACAGGAATGATTTTAGTCATTATTAAATCCTAATTATCCTTACGATCTTTTTGAAAAATTTTCATAAAATTAAAAATCCCCACAAACCTCGATTTCTTTTCAGTATCTTTGCTTAAACTTTCATCCTCTTTAGAAACCGAAATTAAATCTTTAATTAAATCTTTATTGTTTGTAAAATTTTCAATACTATCCGGTTTCCCACAAATTACAATTTTATCATCTTTTAAAAAAAAATAATCACCATCAACAAATTCATATCTAGAATTACTTAAATTTCTAACAGCAATCACTGTAATACCGCATTCCCTTCTAAGATCAGCTTCAAAAAGAGTTTTTCCAACATATTCTTTAGGAATAACAGTTTCAGCAACAATAATATCATACCCAATAATATTATAAGTTGAAAGATTAGGAGATACTAATAATGGGGTTAATCTTCTTGCGGCATCTTTACTTGGAAATATAATTTTTGTTGCACCAAGAGTTTTTAATATTTCAGCATCATCCCTATTTTCTGTCTTAACGCATATTTCCTTCAAACCTAAAAGATTACAATAATGAGTTACAAGGGCACTTTTGCCCAGATCATCATCAAAATCAATCACAACAGCATCTGTATCTACA
This window contains:
- a CDS encoding ATP-dependent 6-phosphofructokinase gives rise to the protein MYRIKNENLDFKIDSLGECKQNNPLIDFYASEGSSHFVNEKNKIKFSVYRNEDEGDRYEDVLLEKAGPREKIYFVPRHVKAAITTCGGLCPGFNDVIRSIVRTLWKIYGVRNIYGVKFGYQGLLPESNSPFINLNPDVVDDINKFGGTILGSSRGGIKPVEIVDTLERMNINMIFNIGGDGTQKGSLLIAEEIEKRNLKIAVVGIPKTVDNDFMFVQKSFGFETAVEQAVAAVAGAHFEANSAYNGIGLVKVMGRDSGFIAAHTALSSNDVNFCLIPELDFDIEGPNGFLVHLERRLLEKESLEEIPHAVILIAEGAGQKYFDHFPRKKDDSGNLLYEDIGLYIKDKITEYFKAKNIQFTLKYIDPSYIIRSSPANASDSLYCARLGSNAVHAAMSGKTKMLISLWSTKFVHIPIKMAVIDRNKVNPNGSFWRDVLSSTGQPISMKN
- a CDS encoding MinD/ParA family protein, encoding MTKIIPVASGKGGVGKTSFVANIGYKLSSLGKTVILVDLDLGGSNLHTCLGVKNKGVGIGSFINKKDKSFSDLVCKTPYDKLYLIPGDALYTGTANLSFSVKKKIVESIQNDLVADFIFLDLGSGTSYNTIDFYLASYSGVIVTVPETPSILNAYSFLKNALYRLLYLGFPQKSPERDYIANFFKDKIEGTKLGFKDLVVGIELISLSSSLKVKKMMNNFYPRVVLNRIETSEEIAMCENLINVVKNNINIPIEFIGFVPFAKSFREAINNRMPFIDFEKNSKLNKYFEFIAGNLIKSPVEGSPYIYDDIYDMIKDQSQFIRK
- a CDS encoding potassium channel family protein, with protein sequence MKTFVIIGLSNLGIHLLEDLSRLDCQIIIIDTSKELIEEYDVISTESFVVEQFTKNALKRIIPVDTDAVVIDFDDDLGKSALVTHYCNLLGLKEICVKTENRDDAEILKTLGATKIIFPSKDAARRLTPLLVSPNLSTYNIIGYDIIVAETVIPKEYVGKTLFEADLRRECGITVIAVRNLSNSRYEFVDGDYFFLKDDKIVICGKPDSIENFTNNKDLIKDLISVSKEDESLSKDTEKKSRFVGIFNFMKIFQKDRKDN